Proteins co-encoded in one Marinobacter qingdaonensis genomic window:
- a CDS encoding lysophospholipid acyltransferase family protein: MQEFDAIRPYSDEETGPAIQRLVNDPEFLDMIGRFKSPTIARWAPALLRAFTRRWLESHFGQYRQVDDLQARLSGYVGELVDSTTTRVTSSGLEHLDKNSAHLFISNHRDIVFDPMVVNYLLFQNGFHTTRIAIGDNLLSNRVFAEMMRLNKSFVVRRNMTSPREMRDAYMTLSGFINHSIDTNNSIWIAQREGRAKDGLDFTDPAIIKMFYMSRKKSGLSFADAMSRLHIVPVSIAYEYDPCDADKAKELETRARTGEYTKAEGEDTSQIMKGLTGFKGHVHVHFGAPIKDAPENAKALSERIDREMHANYHLHASNLVAFHLRGVHPEAHSTPETVSDTVVTAEAWSPAEMEAAEAEMERRLEACEPAIRPYLLDMYANPVVTALEANSDAEAPETVRE, encoded by the coding sequence ATGCAGGAATTTGATGCCATCCGTCCCTATTCGGACGAAGAAACCGGTCCGGCTATCCAGCGCCTGGTAAACGATCCGGAATTTCTCGATATGATCGGCCGCTTCAAATCGCCGACGATTGCCCGCTGGGCACCGGCACTGTTGCGGGCCTTCACCCGCCGTTGGCTGGAGTCCCATTTTGGCCAGTACCGCCAGGTTGATGACCTTCAGGCCCGACTTTCCGGCTACGTGGGTGAACTGGTGGACAGCACCACCACCCGGGTCACCAGCAGCGGTCTGGAGCATCTGGACAAAAACAGCGCGCACCTGTTCATCTCCAATCACCGGGACATTGTGTTCGATCCCATGGTGGTCAACTACCTGCTGTTCCAGAACGGTTTCCACACCACCCGCATCGCCATCGGCGACAACCTGCTGTCCAACCGGGTCTTTGCGGAAATGATGCGGCTTAACAAGAGCTTTGTGGTGCGCCGGAACATGACCAGCCCGCGCGAAATGCGCGACGCCTACATGACCCTGTCGGGCTTCATCAACCACAGCATCGACACCAATAACAGTATCTGGATTGCCCAGCGTGAGGGCCGCGCCAAAGACGGCCTCGACTTCACCGACCCGGCGATCATCAAGATGTTCTACATGAGTCGCAAGAAGAGCGGACTGAGCTTCGCGGACGCCATGAGCCGCCTGCACATCGTGCCGGTGTCCATCGCCTACGAGTACGACCCCTGCGACGCCGACAAGGCCAAGGAACTGGAAACCCGCGCCCGTACCGGTGAATACACCAAGGCCGAGGGCGAAGACACCAGTCAGATCATGAAAGGCCTGACCGGATTCAAGGGTCACGTGCACGTGCACTTCGGCGCGCCGATCAAGGATGCGCCGGAGAACGCTAAGGCGCTGTCCGAGCGCATCGACCGGGAAATGCACGCCAATTACCACCTGCACGCCAGCAACTTGGTCGCCTTCCACCTGCGTGGCGTGCACCCGGAGGCCCATTCCACACCGGAAACCGTCAGCGACACGGTGGTGACCGCGGAAGCTTGGTCGCCGGCCGAAATGGAAGCCGCCGAAGCCGAAATGGAGCGGCGCCTGGAGGCCTGCGAGCCGGCCATCCGGCCTTACCTTCTGGACATGTACGCCAACCCGGTAGTGACGGCGCTGGAGGCAAACTCGGACGCCGAAGCCCCCGAGACCGTGCGCGAATAA
- a CDS encoding alpha/beta hydrolase, producing the protein MQDLDYIELETASNPTAAVIWLHGLGASGHDFVPVVPELGLPDGAAVRFIFPHAPNLPVTINGGMTMPAWYDIKAMDIDRVVDTEQLMASADAVAKLVDREIERGIPAENIVIAGFSQGGAVAYELGLTYPKRLAGVLALSTYFATAESIQRSEANAGIPINVYHGTFDPVVPESLGVRSVETLKDMGFESSYQTYPMEHSVCLEEVLDIGRFIRQHAL; encoded by the coding sequence GTGCAGGATCTTGATTACATCGAACTGGAAACCGCGTCCAACCCGACCGCTGCCGTGATCTGGCTGCACGGCCTGGGTGCCAGCGGCCACGATTTTGTACCGGTGGTCCCGGAGCTGGGCCTGCCGGACGGCGCGGCCGTGCGTTTCATCTTCCCCCACGCGCCGAACCTGCCCGTCACCATAAACGGTGGCATGACCATGCCGGCCTGGTACGACATCAAGGCCATGGACATTGACCGGGTGGTGGACACTGAGCAGTTGATGGCATCGGCCGATGCGGTGGCGAAACTGGTGGACCGGGAAATCGAACGGGGCATTCCGGCCGAGAACATCGTCATCGCCGGCTTTTCCCAGGGCGGCGCCGTGGCCTACGAACTGGGGCTGACCTACCCGAAACGGCTGGCCGGCGTGCTGGCGCTGTCGACCTATTTCGCCACCGCCGAGAGCATTCAGCGCTCTGAGGCCAACGCCGGCATCCCAATCAACGTCTATCACGGCACCTTCGATCCGGTGGTGCCCGAATCGCTGGGCGTTCGCAGTGTCGAGACCCTGAAGGACATGGGGTTTGAGTCGTCCTACCAGACCTACCCGATGGAGCACAGCGTGTGTCTGGAGGAGGTGTTGGATATCGGCCGGTTTATCCGTCAGCACGCGCTCTGA
- a CDS encoding TrkH family potassium uptake protein, whose translation MFVLLSIFMTLPVLFLAGSEAPNALAFAESAGIVCALGILGIVSTYHQPRDLKPRFMFVLTVSSWFIIALFSSLPFYLSDNGISAADAFFEGTSGITTTGATVLSGLDTMDADLLLWRSILQWLGGIGIIGMFVAVLPFLRVGGMRLFATESSEWTDKALPRMKTLSRGLLIVYIVFSVVAVLTYWVSGMTLFDAFNHGLTSIATGGFSTSDMSMGKFSDLILMEATLFMILGSLPFFLFVREMHGQHGVLFRDQQVRLFLTILLVVPALMTLYRWLVSPVPFDPLHNYAATLFNVTSVVTTTGYASEDYSAWGPLAFVLFFFLMFVGGCSGSTAGGMKIFRFQLSLIILREQLMRLLHPRAVLTRNYNGRSVSDEIISSMIAYTFIFLLCLLIITVLLAAMQLDFVTSLSGALTALTNVGPGLGEIIGPSGNFGPLPDGAKWVLAVGMLMGRLEILSVVIVLSPAFWRS comes from the coding sequence ATGTTCGTGCTGCTCAGCATTTTCATGACGTTGCCGGTCCTTTTTTTGGCTGGTTCCGAAGCGCCGAACGCCCTGGCGTTCGCGGAATCTGCCGGTATCGTGTGCGCGCTCGGTATCCTCGGCATTGTCTCCACCTATCACCAACCGAGGGACCTGAAACCACGGTTCATGTTCGTGCTCACCGTGTCCAGCTGGTTCATCATTGCCCTGTTCTCCTCCCTGCCCTTTTACCTCAGTGACAATGGCATCTCCGCCGCCGATGCCTTTTTCGAAGGCACCTCCGGCATCACCACCACCGGCGCCACGGTGCTGAGTGGCCTGGACACCATGGACGCGGATTTGCTGCTGTGGCGCTCGATCCTGCAGTGGCTGGGTGGTATCGGGATCATCGGTATGTTCGTTGCGGTACTGCCGTTCCTCCGGGTCGGGGGAATGCGCCTGTTTGCCACCGAATCCTCGGAATGGACCGACAAGGCCTTACCGCGCATGAAAACCCTGAGTCGCGGCCTGCTGATCGTCTACATCGTGTTTTCCGTGGTGGCGGTCCTCACCTACTGGGTGTCGGGCATGACCCTGTTTGACGCCTTTAACCACGGCCTCACCAGTATCGCCACCGGCGGTTTCTCGACCTCGGACATGTCCATGGGCAAGTTCAGCGACCTGATTCTGATGGAAGCGACCCTGTTCATGATTCTCGGCAGCCTGCCTTTCTTCCTGTTTGTCCGGGAAATGCATGGGCAACACGGGGTGCTGTTCCGGGACCAGCAGGTCCGGCTGTTCCTGACCATCCTGCTGGTGGTGCCGGCGCTGATGACCCTGTACCGCTGGCTGGTTTCGCCGGTGCCCTTCGACCCGCTGCACAACTACGCCGCCACCCTGTTCAACGTCACCTCGGTGGTCACCACCACGGGCTACGCCTCGGAGGATTACTCCGCCTGGGGCCCACTGGCCTTTGTGCTGTTCTTCTTCCTGATGTTCGTGGGGGGCTGTTCCGGCTCCACCGCCGGGGGCATGAAAATCTTCCGGTTCCAGCTGTCGCTGATCATCCTGCGCGAGCAGCTGATGCGGCTGCTGCACCCGCGTGCGGTGCTGACCCGGAACTACAACGGCCGCTCGGTGAGTGACGAAATCATCTCCTCGATGATCGCCTACACCTTCATTTTCCTGCTTTGCCTGCTGATCATCACCGTGTTGTTGGCGGCTATGCAGCTGGACTTCGTGACCTCCCTGTCCGGCGCCCTGACCGCCCTGACCAACGTTGGGCCCGGCCTGGGTGAAATCATCGGGCCATCCGGCAATTTCGGCCCCCTGCCCGACGGCGCCAAGTGGGTGCTGGCGGTGGGGATGCTGATGGGTCGCCTGGAGATACTCAGCGTGGTGATTGTGCTGTCACCGGCCTTCTGGCGAAGCTGA
- a CDS encoding porin family protein — translation MMKYLRSSAAVLAAGLLTAGAAQAQDMYKSGVGGLYTGLNYTFVDMDFGSQEADVGTLSAKVGVMATPFLGFEARGGFGVDDDNIGGVDLSVDNFFGGYATFNLVNESPVTPYAILGFTRVELEAEGPFNTVTEDESDVSYGLGLNMAFAPNLSGNLEYMRYYDDEDVTVDGLGVGLQVNF, via the coding sequence ATGATGAAGTATCTGCGTTCGTCTGCCGCGGTCCTGGCTGCGGGTCTGCTGACCGCTGGCGCTGCCCAGGCCCAGGACATGTACAAATCCGGTGTCGGTGGCCTCTACACTGGCCTGAATTACACCTTCGTGGACATGGACTTTGGCTCACAGGAAGCCGACGTGGGCACCCTGTCAGCCAAGGTTGGCGTCATGGCGACGCCGTTCCTCGGCTTTGAGGCGCGGGGCGGTTTCGGTGTCGATGATGACAACATTGGCGGTGTCGACCTTTCCGTCGACAACTTCTTCGGCGGCTACGCCACCTTCAATCTGGTGAACGAGTCCCCGGTGACACCTTACGCCATTCTGGGCTTCACCCGGGTGGAGCTGGAAGCGGAAGGGCCGTTCAACACGGTGACCGAGGATGAAAGCGACGTGTCCTACGGCCTCGGCCTGAACATGGCGTTTGCGCCCAATCTCTCTGGCAACCTCGAATACATGCGGTACTATGACGACGAAGATGTGACCGTGGACGGCCTGGGCGTCGGACTGCAGGTCAATTTCTAA
- a CDS encoding ACP phosphodiesterase: MNHLAHAFLAPDSPEARVGSILGDFTRGVELARFPAQVQLGVEQHWAIDGFTDRHPQVLASKACFSRERRRFAGVALDILYDHFLLRHWQRFSQTDRDTFVQRVYEDLQNHEDLMPEAMIIVTRRMVRHDWFGAYTDLDQIGYALDRVAGRVRFPNRFTGIIEEIRDNEQELEERFLAFFPELQSFAGGFE; encoded by the coding sequence TTGAACCACCTTGCACACGCATTTCTTGCCCCGGACTCGCCGGAGGCTCGGGTGGGCAGCATTCTTGGTGACTTCACCCGGGGCGTGGAACTGGCCCGCTTTCCGGCGCAGGTGCAGCTGGGGGTGGAGCAGCACTGGGCGATCGACGGTTTTACCGACCGACACCCGCAGGTGCTCGCCAGCAAGGCCTGCTTTTCCAGGGAACGGCGCCGGTTCGCCGGCGTCGCCCTGGACATCCTGTACGATCACTTTCTGTTAAGACATTGGCAACGTTTCAGCCAGACTGATCGTGATACCTTCGTGCAGCGTGTTTACGAAGACCTCCAAAACCATGAAGATCTCATGCCGGAGGCTATGATCATAGTAACCAGGCGCATGGTGCGACATGACTGGTTTGGGGCCTACACCGACCTCGACCAGATCGGCTATGCGCTGGATCGGGTGGCCGGACGGGTCCGGTTTCCCAACCGTTTTACCGGAATCATTGAGGAAATCCGGGATAACGAGCAGGAACTTGAAGAGAGGTTTCTTGCTTTTTTCCCAGAATTACAATCCTTTGCAGGAGGGTTTGAATGA
- a CDS encoding ATP-dependent zinc protease, with protein sequence MKFLGSLVLATALTLPAATAFADETEKAEPPVPETLGFVEWVVMNDTGIRLKARLDTGAKTSSLHAVNVEEFTRDSEDWVKFQLPLGDHEDQPSEGEIEHEDVIIEFERPVYRKVLIKRKGAPSQRRYVVKMEFCIAGTKHETQFSLTDRGNFSYPVLLGRRFMRDDNILIDSAESFIAQRECEFNTLEQIAKQAD encoded by the coding sequence ATGAAATTTCTTGGTTCACTGGTCCTCGCGACCGCATTGACCCTGCCGGCTGCGACAGCCTTTGCAGACGAGACCGAGAAGGCTGAGCCGCCGGTCCCGGAAACCCTGGGTTTCGTCGAGTGGGTTGTCATGAATGACACCGGGATCAGGCTGAAGGCGCGCCTGGACACGGGCGCAAAGACCTCGTCACTGCACGCCGTGAACGTCGAGGAGTTCACCCGCGACAGTGAGGACTGGGTGAAATTCCAACTCCCGCTGGGCGATCATGAAGACCAGCCCAGCGAGGGTGAGATCGAGCACGAGGACGTGATCATCGAGTTCGAACGGCCGGTGTACCGGAAGGTTCTGATCAAACGCAAAGGGGCGCCGTCCCAGCGCCGCTACGTGGTCAAGATGGAGTTCTGCATCGCCGGCACCAAGCATGAAACCCAGTTCTCGCTGACCGATAGGGGCAACTTCTCCTACCCGGTGCTGCTGGGCCGCCGCTTCATGCGGGATGACAACATCCTGATCGATTCCGCAGAAAGCTTCATTGCCCAGCGCGAATGCGAATTCAACACCCTGGAGCAAATCGCCAAACAGGCGGACTAG
- a CDS encoding patatin-like phospholipase family protein gives MALIKPKGFSRQELRQCMQTATDYCEWYGCALALDKLSGADDWRRSDASEHFDYQDIRARYDQLCELLAEGNHEELLYVLNEGIHGNMSGIGRPILYDRALAGTKQLIDDYVSAIAEALRVVAASPSRKIRLSAKVDFFRRASHCYGRSALMLSGGAGLIYCHHGVVQTLIEQDLLPNVVSGASAGAWVSALLSMYTNEELKAGFFDRYRYDMPVHLNPLRVLAGMEPGVSPLSVKQQAMDAIGNDMTFQEAYEHTGRYINISIAPAEKHQNSRLMNAITSPNVYIRSAMDASGSVPGVVPPVTLYAKGANGKPKPYLPSRKWVDGSIAEDLPAKRLSRLFGVNHYIVSMINPVAVPFVADPKLRSPNRIRNLANTAVVSVASEMLAGLETYLARVGVSFISPAVLMAHGVLNQSYTGDVNIILEKKHFYWRNVLFSYHGDEEIENLVLAGKRNTWPKLAMIRNATLIGRELDSILETLDRREFGERSNGRERRRLTLPSVSF, from the coding sequence ATGGCCCTGATTAAGCCGAAAGGATTCAGCCGGCAGGAACTGCGACAGTGCATGCAAACCGCCACGGATTATTGCGAGTGGTATGGGTGCGCCTTGGCCTTGGACAAGCTTTCGGGGGCGGACGATTGGCGGCGAAGCGATGCCTCCGAACACTTCGATTATCAGGACATCCGTGCCCGCTATGACCAGCTGTGCGAACTGCTCGCAGAAGGGAATCACGAAGAGCTGCTCTACGTCCTGAACGAGGGCATCCACGGCAACATGAGCGGTATCGGGCGCCCGATCCTGTACGACCGTGCCCTGGCTGGCACCAAGCAGCTGATCGACGACTACGTCAGCGCCATCGCCGAGGCCCTGCGGGTGGTCGCCGCGTCTCCCTCCCGCAAGATTCGCCTCTCGGCCAAGGTCGATTTCTTCCGTCGCGCCAGCCACTGTTATGGCCGCTCCGCGCTCATGCTCAGCGGCGGGGCCGGCCTGATCTACTGCCATCACGGGGTGGTGCAAACCCTGATCGAGCAGGATTTGCTGCCCAATGTGGTGTCCGGGGCCAGTGCCGGCGCCTGGGTCTCGGCGCTGCTGTCCATGTACACCAACGAGGAACTGAAAGCGGGCTTTTTCGACCGCTACCGTTACGACATGCCGGTGCACCTGAACCCGCTGCGGGTCCTGGCGGGCATGGAACCCGGCGTCTCGCCGCTGTCGGTGAAACAGCAGGCCATGGACGCCATCGGCAACGACATGACCTTCCAGGAGGCCTACGAGCACACCGGGCGTTACATCAATATCTCCATCGCGCCCGCAGAAAAGCACCAGAACTCCCGGCTGATGAACGCCATCACCTCCCCCAACGTCTACATCCGCTCGGCCATGGACGCCTCCGGCAGCGTGCCCGGCGTGGTTCCGCCGGTGACCCTGTATGCCAAGGGGGCCAACGGCAAGCCCAAACCCTACCTGCCGTCTCGCAAGTGGGTGGACGGCTCCATTGCGGAGGATTTGCCGGCCAAACGGCTGTCGCGGCTGTTCGGGGTCAATCACTACATTGTCAGCATGATCAATCCGGTGGCGGTGCCTTTCGTCGCGGACCCGAAACTGCGCTCGCCCAACCGCATCCGCAATCTCGCCAATACCGCAGTCGTTAGCGTGGCGTCCGAGATGCTGGCCGGCCTCGAGACCTACCTGGCGCGGGTTGGGGTGTCGTTCATCAGCCCGGCGGTGCTGATGGCCCACGGTGTGTTGAACCAGAGTTACACCGGAGACGTGAACATCATTCTGGAGAAAAAGCATTTCTACTGGCGCAACGTGCTGTTCAGCTATCACGGCGACGAGGAAATCGAGAATCTGGTGTTGGCGGGCAAACGCAATACCTGGCCGAAGCTGGCCATGATCCGGAACGCGACCCTGATTGGCCGGGAGCTGGACAGTATTCTGGAAACGCTGGATCGGCGGGAGTTCGGGGAGCGGAGCAACGGACGGGAGCGCCGTCGACTGACGCTCCCGTCGGTGTCTTTCTAG
- a CDS encoding CLCA_X family protein: MSISFVHIRRQYDFRSIEIGRWVTEAERDRAAGRFHDALVALMGTLQVPEQVISLKSSLGLQYGIGGQLGVCAHYIPATRQLALAKNAGAGSLAHEWFHAFDHYIASKVFVQPPRQAFASALWLDSQAFKPHPLNTRLFRCFEAILLNEDGTRPSALFEASQRVDNQQQSLYWARPEELCARAFEAFVEDRAPRNTFLVKGSRGSEEARLGLYPEGNQRDRIAEAFSAYFLALGQALARVPPTGGKPH; the protein is encoded by the coding sequence TTGAGCATTTCGTTTGTACATATCCGCCGGCAGTACGATTTTCGCAGTATCGAGATCGGTCGATGGGTGACCGAGGCCGAACGGGATCGGGCCGCTGGACGATTCCACGACGCCCTGGTGGCGCTCATGGGCACCCTTCAGGTGCCGGAACAGGTGATTTCCCTCAAGAGCAGTCTCGGCCTGCAATACGGCATTGGTGGCCAGCTTGGGGTCTGTGCCCATTACATCCCCGCGACACGCCAACTGGCCCTGGCCAAGAACGCCGGCGCCGGCAGCCTGGCGCACGAATGGTTCCACGCCTTTGATCACTACATCGCCAGCAAGGTGTTCGTACAACCGCCCCGCCAGGCGTTCGCCAGCGCGCTCTGGCTGGACAGCCAGGCCTTCAAACCACACCCGCTCAACACCCGCCTGTTTCGCTGCTTCGAAGCCATTCTCCTGAACGAGGACGGCACCCGCCCCAGTGCCCTGTTCGAGGCCTCCCAGCGAGTGGATAACCAACAGCAAAGCCTCTACTGGGCGCGCCCGGAAGAACTCTGTGCCCGGGCATTCGAGGCGTTTGTGGAGGACCGGGCGCCCCGCAACACCTTCCTGGTCAAGGGCAGTCGTGGGTCTGAGGAAGCCCGGCTCGGGCTCTATCCCGAGGGCAACCAGCGGGACCGCATCGCCGAGGCCTTCAGCGCCTATTTCCTGGCGCTGGGCCAGGCCCTGGCGCGAGTGCCGCCCACTGGCGGCAAACCCCATTGA
- a CDS encoding mechanosensitive ion channel domain-containing protein — MGYLNQASAALDDLLPPVQTETERYPPAEDDEEQADQEAEAEDEEAEPEPDPEPVKPEIEAPEEPLKSTIPTPKNADIQQQIQKLREALDSRQHALDISQQRLDYAEALLKRLNNEYESFELRLERAGLNLTDDYANLLRQRLERLQNQTVAAGLTKGITAQLSAAREEQLRLEEFEAVIEPEDDARGRLEVQRSRLLRQLHASVTQHIEVLNEYYNIVVQLHDRLEAYQTLLQQRLFWLPSTERIDLDMVSEVYRGVIWFGSGFKWQALQAAFTASLEEHWPLLMLFSGLLALMAVKRRSLRKALVDAGAHVGNVRKDRWKFTFQALFYSLLLALPGVFFLVIGYLLLESGNQFLHALSRGMSNAAFVALLLRSIYTVAYTKGLGERHFQWNSNTLRTLRKQIPILLAVLIPILIIMPTMSTSKGAVYSDSLGRLLFTIASIALAHFAQRFMTAVRKDQQGSLTLRLLHWVAVSMPLVLAAISLWGYHYTAVRFEGLMFISLCWLAFVILLHYLALRSLAVRERRMALKRVLETREAERKLAETREAAETSGEGVPLSYDMPQRDIHDISQQSETLLKIFSLILAAVGLWMLWDNVFPALGIFDEITLWTISTGTEGEEPVPINLGDLMVALAIGAGTVLAARNLPGTLEVVFLSRLNLEPGVGYAITTLATYIIVFIGIAAALAGLGFQWSRLQWLVAALGVGLGFGLQEIVANFVSGIILLFERPIRVGDTVTIGGITGTVSRIRIRATTLVDWDRKEQIIPNKTFVTQDLTNWTLTDPITRVIIRVGVAYGSDVDRVQELLHRVAEENERVVEEPAPAVFCVELGDSRIEFEVRVFVRDLLDFMPLSHELHSAITRVLKEEGIEIPFPQRDIHIRTDPGYPRPSDHKADT, encoded by the coding sequence ATGGGTTACCTGAACCAGGCGTCCGCCGCCCTGGACGATCTTTTGCCCCCGGTACAGACCGAAACCGAACGTTACCCGCCCGCCGAGGACGACGAAGAGCAGGCCGATCAGGAGGCCGAAGCCGAGGACGAAGAGGCGGAGCCCGAACCCGACCCGGAACCGGTCAAGCCGGAAATCGAGGCGCCGGAAGAGCCTCTGAAAAGCACCATTCCCACCCCGAAAAATGCCGATATCCAACAGCAGATCCAGAAACTGCGCGAAGCCCTGGACAGCCGGCAGCACGCGCTGGACATCAGCCAGCAGCGCCTGGATTACGCCGAGGCCCTGCTCAAGCGTCTGAACAACGAATACGAGAGTTTCGAGCTGCGTCTTGAGCGCGCCGGCCTGAACCTGACCGACGACTACGCCAACCTGCTGCGCCAGCGCCTGGAACGCCTGCAGAACCAGACCGTGGCCGCCGGACTGACCAAGGGCATCACCGCCCAGCTGTCCGCGGCGCGGGAAGAACAGCTGCGCCTGGAAGAATTCGAAGCCGTCATCGAGCCCGAGGACGACGCCCGCGGCCGGCTGGAAGTGCAGCGCTCCCGCCTGTTGCGGCAGTTACACGCGTCGGTCACCCAGCACATCGAGGTGCTGAACGAGTATTACAACATCGTGGTGCAGCTGCACGACCGGTTGGAGGCCTACCAGACCCTGCTGCAGCAACGCCTGTTCTGGTTGCCCAGCACCGAGCGCATCGACCTGGACATGGTGAGCGAAGTCTACCGGGGCGTGATCTGGTTCGGCTCCGGCTTCAAGTGGCAGGCCCTGCAAGCGGCCTTTACGGCGTCGCTGGAGGAGCACTGGCCTCTGTTGATGCTGTTCTCCGGACTGCTGGCGCTGATGGCGGTCAAACGCCGCAGCCTGCGCAAGGCCCTGGTCGACGCTGGCGCCCATGTCGGCAATGTCAGGAAGGATCGCTGGAAATTCACCTTCCAGGCGCTGTTCTACAGTCTACTGCTGGCGCTGCCCGGGGTTTTCTTCCTGGTCATCGGCTATCTGCTGCTGGAGAGCGGCAACCAGTTCCTGCACGCCCTGTCCCGCGGCATGTCCAACGCCGCCTTCGTCGCGCTGTTGTTGCGCAGCATCTACACGGTCGCCTACACCAAGGGCCTTGGGGAACGGCACTTCCAGTGGAACTCGAACACCCTGCGGACCCTGCGTAAGCAGATCCCGATTCTGCTTGCGGTGTTGATTCCGATCCTGATCATCATGCCCACCATGTCCACCTCCAAGGGCGCCGTGTACAGCGACAGCCTCGGGCGCCTGCTGTTCACCATCGCTTCCATTGCCCTGGCCCACTTTGCCCAGCGCTTCATGACCGCAGTGCGCAAGGACCAGCAAGGCAGCCTCACCCTGCGCCTGCTGCACTGGGTGGCGGTCAGCATGCCCCTGGTCCTGGCGGCCATTTCGCTCTGGGGCTATCACTACACGGCGGTGCGTTTCGAGGGGCTGATGTTCATCAGCCTGTGTTGGCTGGCGTTTGTGATCCTGCTGCACTACCTGGCGCTGCGCAGCCTGGCGGTCCGGGAGCGGCGGATGGCACTCAAGCGGGTGCTGGAAACCCGGGAGGCGGAGCGCAAACTGGCGGAAACCCGGGAAGCGGCGGAGACCTCTGGCGAAGGCGTGCCCCTGAGCTACGACATGCCCCAGCGGGACATTCACGACATCAGCCAACAGAGCGAAACCCTGCTGAAAATCTTCTCGCTGATCCTTGCGGCGGTGGGGCTCTGGATGCTCTGGGACAACGTGTTTCCGGCCCTGGGCATTTTTGACGAAATCACGCTCTGGACCATCAGCACCGGCACCGAGGGCGAGGAACCGGTGCCCATCAATCTGGGTGACCTGATGGTCGCCCTGGCCATCGGGGCCGGAACCGTGCTGGCCGCCCGCAACCTGCCCGGCACCCTGGAAGTGGTTTTCCTCAGCCGGCTCAACCTTGAGCCCGGCGTGGGTTACGCCATCACCACCCTGGCCACCTACATCATCGTGTTCATCGGCATTGCCGCCGCGTTGGCCGGGCTGGGGTTTCAATGGTCCCGGCTGCAGTGGCTGGTGGCGGCGTTGGGCGTGGGGCTCGGCTTTGGTCTGCAGGAAATCGTGGCCAACTTCGTCTCCGGCATCATCCTGTTGTTTGAGCGGCCCATCCGGGTTGGCGACACGGTCACCATTGGCGGCATTACCGGCACCGTCTCCCGCATTCGGATCCGCGCCACCACCCTGGTGGACTGGGACCGCAAGGAGCAGATCATTCCGAACAAGACCTTCGTGACCCAGGACCTGACCAACTGGACCCTGACCGACCCCATCACCCGGGTGATTATCCGCGTTGGTGTCGCCTACGGGTCCGACGTCGACCGGGTCCAGGAGCTCCTGCACCGGGTCGCGGAGGAAAACGAACGGGTGGTCGAAGAACCGGCTCCGGCGGTGTTCTGCGTGGAGCTTGGCGACAGCCGGATCGAATTCGAGGTGCGGGTGTTTGTCCGTGACCTGCTCGACTTCATGCCCCTGTCTCACGAACTGCATTCGGCGATCACCCGGGTGCTCAAGGAAGAAGGCATCGAAATCCCCTTCCCGCAGAGGGACATCCACATCCGCACCGACCCGGGCTACCCGCGCCCCAGCGACCACAAAGCGGACACCTGA